From the genome of Methylomonas sp. UP202, one region includes:
- the ftsY gene encoding signal recognition particle-docking protein FtsY produces MFRRLLLCGAILALLVIVVGAYVRLGHAGLGCPDWPGCYGKAVVADTDQFKADAAAAFGGQAVDVAKAWKEMAHRYLAGALTVLVLLALPFAWREQKRGLAVGWTLVIVSLIASQAALGMWTVAAKLTPAVVTGHLLLGFMTFWALVWAYLRLDPALSRRSVSSGPMWLTGLAMCVVLAQIALGGWVSSNYAGLACDDFPRCQGVWLPAADYWDALNPFRPEGQLLSAAALAAVHTVHRLAAGLTFLVVSALMLVATGDRYPKPVRLAGNLVSLVLLLQIVLGIFSVKYSLPLGLAVAHNAVAALLMVPLLAIAFYSRYGFPEAEAEAEAEAEAEAEAEVPAGEAAIPATVGEVALAPVPVEVPVAESLFQRLSNQLQKTRGGFGSVLGSLAFGKKAVTKGLLVDLEASLLMADLGIETTTQLIEHLQKTLESEQLADGDALLDALKQQLLTILKPCSQALKIPERDGPFVILVVGVNGVGKTTSIGKLAKRLQQQGHSVMLAAGDTFRAAAVEQLQTWGERNNVAVVAQHTGADSASVIFDALQSAKSKGVDVLIADTAGRLHTKSNLMDELKKIKRIIAKLDDSAPHEVLLILDAGTGQNALSQAKIFNEAVGLTGLALTKLDGTAKGGIIFALANQLHIPIRFIGVGESIDDLQDFDAEQFVEALFAKD; encoded by the coding sequence ATGTTCAGAAGATTATTATTGTGCGGAGCCATCCTGGCGCTGCTGGTCATCGTGGTCGGCGCCTATGTCCGCCTCGGCCACGCCGGCTTGGGTTGTCCGGACTGGCCCGGTTGTTACGGCAAAGCCGTCGTCGCCGATACCGACCAATTCAAGGCCGATGCGGCGGCCGCGTTCGGCGGGCAAGCGGTTGATGTCGCCAAGGCCTGGAAGGAAATGGCCCATCGTTATTTAGCAGGCGCGCTGACGGTCTTGGTGTTGCTGGCCCTGCCGTTCGCTTGGCGCGAGCAAAAACGCGGCCTCGCGGTCGGCTGGACCCTGGTTATCGTATCGCTGATTGCCAGCCAGGCGGCGTTGGGCATGTGGACCGTGGCCGCCAAGCTGACCCCGGCGGTCGTTACCGGACATTTGTTATTGGGATTCATGACCTTTTGGGCGCTGGTTTGGGCTTATCTGCGCTTGGATCCGGCTCTGAGCCGGCGTTCGGTCAGTTCCGGGCCGATGTGGCTAACCGGATTGGCGATGTGCGTGGTGCTGGCGCAGATTGCGTTGGGGGGATGGGTCAGCAGCAACTACGCTGGGCTAGCGTGCGACGATTTCCCGCGTTGCCAAGGGGTTTGGCTGCCGGCGGCCGACTACTGGGATGCATTGAATCCGTTCCGTCCGGAAGGGCAGTTGTTGAGCGCCGCCGCGCTAGCGGCTGTTCACACCGTTCACCGGCTGGCGGCCGGCCTTACCTTCTTGGTCGTGAGCGCGTTGATGCTGGTAGCGACCGGCGACCGCTATCCCAAACCGGTACGCTTGGCAGGTAACCTGGTCAGCCTGGTTTTGCTGCTGCAAATCGTACTAGGGATCTTCAGCGTCAAATATAGTCTGCCGCTGGGATTGGCGGTTGCGCATAACGCGGTGGCGGCTTTGTTGATGGTGCCGTTATTGGCCATTGCCTTTTACAGCCGTTACGGTTTTCCCGAAGCCGAAGCCGAAGCCGAAGCCGAAGCCGAAGCCGAAGCCGAAGCCGAGGTCCCTGCCGGCGAAGCGGCGATTCCGGCAACGGTCGGTGAGGTGGCTTTGGCACCGGTGCCCGTCGAAGTGCCGGTGGCGGAGAGTCTGTTCCAACGCTTGAGTAATCAACTGCAAAAAACCCGCGGCGGTTTCGGATCGGTGCTGGGCAGCTTGGCATTCGGCAAGAAAGCGGTGACCAAGGGTTTGCTGGTCGATTTGGAGGCGAGTTTGCTGATGGCCGACCTCGGCATCGAAACGACGACCCAATTGATCGAACATTTGCAAAAAACCTTGGAGAGCGAACAGCTGGCCGACGGCGATGCCTTGCTCGATGCGCTAAAGCAGCAACTGCTGACGATACTGAAACCCTGCTCGCAAGCGCTGAAAATTCCGGAACGGGATGGACCGTTCGTGATTCTGGTAGTCGGCGTCAACGGCGTCGGCAAAACCACGTCGATAGGTAAATTGGCCAAGCGTTTGCAGCAACAAGGGCATAGCGTGATGCTGGCGGCCGGCGATACTTTCCGGGCGGCGGCGGTCGAGCAGTTGCAGACCTGGGGCGAGCGTAATAATGTGGCGGTTGTGGCGCAGCACACCGGCGCCGATTCGGCATCGGTGATCTTCGACGCGCTGCAGTCGGCCAAATCCAAAGGCGTGGATGTGTTGATCGCGGATACCGCCGGTCGTTTGCATACCAAGTCCAATTTGATGGACGAGTTGAAAAAGATCAAGCGGATCATCGCCAAATTGGACGACAGTGCGCCGCATGAAGTGTTGTTGATTCTGGATGCCGGCACCGGCCAGAATGCGCTGTCGCAGGCTAAAATATTCAACGAAGCGGTTGGCTTGACCGGTCTGGCCTTGACCAAACTGGACGGCACCGCCAAGGGCGGCATCATTTTCGCATTGGCTAATCAATTGCACATCCCGATCCGCTTCATCGGCGTCGGCGAGAGCATCGACGATTTGCAGGATTTCGATGCCGAGCAGTTCGTCGAGGCCTTGTTCGCTAAAGACTAA
- a CDS encoding SURF1 family protein: MIKFRLFRMEWRWSPALLVGYLAMMVLLCNLGFWQLRRADEKQALLDAQYAAQMSVALDLNQRIPGEPELEAIRYRKATLQGHYDDAHQLLLDNQVHDGRPGYLVFTPFLPANGQAAVLVNRGWLPLGRDRRVVPDLSIDTPVEQLRGRINRFPDVGIRLAGGGTPGEGWPVRTQYVDLAALGVKFGYALAPFQLELDTDQPAGYLRDWRINVVIPPEKHRAYAVQWFGLALTLSTLMFWNSLRKRRE; encoded by the coding sequence ATGATTAAATTTCGGCTGTTTCGCATGGAGTGGCGCTGGTCGCCGGCCCTATTGGTAGGTTATCTTGCAATGATGGTGTTGCTATGCAACCTGGGATTCTGGCAATTGCGCCGCGCGGATGAAAAGCAAGCCTTGCTCGACGCGCAATATGCAGCCCAAATGTCGGTTGCACTGGATTTGAACCAGCGGATACCGGGCGAGCCGGAGCTCGAGGCGATTCGGTATCGCAAGGCGACTTTACAAGGGCATTACGACGACGCCCATCAATTATTGCTCGACAATCAGGTACACGACGGCCGGCCCGGATATTTGGTGTTCACGCCGTTTTTGCCCGCCAACGGCCAAGCCGCGGTCTTGGTCAATCGCGGCTGGTTGCCGCTGGGCCGAGATAGGCGAGTAGTCCCCGATTTAAGCATCGATACGCCGGTCGAACAGTTGCGCGGCCGCATCAACCGTTTTCCCGACGTCGGCATTCGGCTGGCTGGCGGCGGGACGCCGGGCGAAGGCTGGCCGGTTCGCACTCAGTACGTCGATTTGGCTGCACTCGGCGTCAAATTCGGCTACGCGCTGGCGCCGTTCCAACTGGAATTGGATACGGATCAACCCGCCGGCTATCTTCGGGATTGGCGCATCAACGTGGTCATTCCGCCGGAAAAACACCGGGCCTATGCAGTACAATGGTTCGGTTTAGCGCTAACGCTAAGCACCCTAATGTTTTGGAACAGTCTTCGTAAACGTCGTGAGTAA
- a CDS encoding twin transmembrane helix small protein, which produces MPIKIFVIVAFLAILVSLGSALFHLVRHKSDEDSRKTAKALTFRIGLSLGLFILLVLALATGLIQPHGLGARMHADQKPASSAPQNPGR; this is translated from the coding sequence ATGCCGATCAAAATATTCGTTATTGTCGCTTTTCTCGCCATTTTAGTCAGCCTGGGCTCGGCGCTGTTTCATTTGGTCAGACACAAAAGCGACGAAGATTCGCGTAAAACCGCCAAAGCCCTGACGTTTAGAATTGGCTTGTCGCTGGGCTTGTTTATTTTGTTGGTGCTGGCCTTGGCCACCGGCCTGATTCAACCGCACGGCCTGGGCGCCAGAATGCACGCCGACCAAAAACCGGCGTCATCCGCTCCGCAAAATCCCGGCCGCTAA
- a CDS encoding cytochrome c oxidase subunit 3, with protein MSTNTAYYIPHKATWPVMATAGLMLTLAGFANHLNGNSIGSGMMLAGFVVFLVMLGAWFALQATESESGMYNHGVGISYRMGMMWFIFSEVMFFAVFFGALWYTRNLSVPWLGATDGAFVSGPGRSTFTLWDGFSSTWPTNGPGKVGGDFEPMGAFGLPLINTLLLLSSGVTCTWAHHGLLAKHRGQLIKGLLATVGLGFLFVACQATEYYEAYHEMGLTLGSGIYGSTFFMLTGFHGFHVCVGAIILSVVLFRSWKGHFTPENHFAFEAAAWYWHFVDVVWLGLFVFVYLM; from the coding sequence ATGTCTACAAACACAGCTTATTACATCCCGCATAAAGCCACTTGGCCGGTGATGGCCACCGCCGGTTTGATGCTGACGCTGGCGGGCTTTGCAAACCATTTGAACGGCAACTCGATCGGCTCCGGCATGATGTTGGCCGGTTTCGTGGTGTTTCTGGTGATGTTGGGCGCGTGGTTTGCGTTGCAAGCAACCGAAAGCGAGTCCGGCATGTACAACCACGGCGTCGGTATTTCTTACCGGATGGGCATGATGTGGTTTATTTTCTCCGAAGTGATGTTCTTCGCGGTGTTCTTCGGCGCGCTCTGGTACACCCGCAATCTGTCGGTGCCCTGGTTGGGCGCGACCGACGGCGCGTTCGTCAGCGGTCCGGGTCGTTCGACCTTTACGCTGTGGGACGGCTTTAGCTCGACTTGGCCGACCAACGGTCCCGGTAAGGTCGGCGGCGATTTCGAGCCGATGGGCGCCTTTGGTTTACCGTTGATCAACACCTTGTTGCTGTTATCCAGCGGCGTTACCTGCACCTGGGCGCATCACGGCTTGTTGGCCAAGCATCGCGGCCAGCTGATCAAAGGCCTGTTGGCTACCGTCGGCTTGGGCTTTTTGTTTGTCGCTTGCCAAGCTACCGAGTACTACGAAGCCTATCACGAGATGGGTTTGACGCTGGGTTCCGGGATCTACGGTTCAACCTTTTTCATGTTGACCGGTTTCCACGGTTTCCACGTCTGCGTCGGTGCGATCATTCTGTCGGTGGTGCTGTTCCGAAGCTGGAAAGGCCATTTTACGCCGGAAAATCATTTCGCTTTCGAAGCGGCGGCATGGTATTGGCACTTTGTCGACGTGGTCTGGTTGGGCTTGTTTGTCTTCGTTTACTTGATGTAA
- a CDS encoding cytochrome c oxidase assembly protein encodes MSGEELRGKNRRLAAKLIGVAVLMFGFGYALVPLYDVLCELTGQNATLESVAKTESEFKVDESREITMEFLTSLNRAVPMDFKVETPSLKIHPGQYYSVGFHAKNLSDRRIKVRAVATYTPGLVKEYVTKVICFCELEQIFDPNEEKNMTVRLVVDPKLPERYKNITLSYTFFEITEKSEN; translated from the coding sequence ATGAGCGGCGAAGAGTTGCGTGGTAAAAACCGCAGACTGGCCGCGAAACTGATCGGCGTGGCGGTGCTGATGTTTGGTTTCGGTTATGCGCTGGTACCGCTTTACGACGTGCTTTGCGAACTCACCGGACAAAACGCCACGCTGGAAAGCGTCGCCAAGACCGAATCCGAGTTCAAGGTTGACGAGTCGCGGGAAATCACGATGGAGTTTTTGACGTCGCTGAATCGTGCGGTGCCGATGGACTTTAAGGTGGAAACGCCCAGTCTGAAGATTCATCCCGGCCAATATTATTCGGTGGGATTTCACGCGAAAAACTTGAGCGATCGCAGGATTAAGGTACGCGCGGTAGCGACTTACACGCCGGGCTTGGTCAAGGAATACGTCACCAAGGTGATTTGTTTTTGCGAGTTGGAACAGATATTCGATCCGAACGAAGAGAAGAACATGACGGTTCGTTTGGTTGTCGATCCGAAACTGCCCGAGCGCTATAAAAACATTACGCTGTCTTACACTTTTTTTGAAATTACTGAAAAATCTGAAAATTAA
- the ctaD gene encoding cytochrome c oxidase subunit I: protein MTAVVAEHDDHHDHHDHGPDKGILRWIITTNHKDIGTMYLVFSLAMFFVGGSMALIIRSELFEPGLQFVDPNFFNSMTTMHALVMVFGAVMPAFVGLANWMIPMMIGAPDMALPRMNNMSFWMLVAGVLLIASTLFMEGGAPSAGWTLYPPLVLQTGKALPFAIFAVHLLGVSSIMGAINVIATIFNMRAPAMTLMKMPLFVWTWLITAFLLIAIMPVFAGAVTMLLTDRFFGTSFFDAAGGGDPVLYQHIFWFFGHPEVYVMILPTFGVASTIIPVFARKPLFGYASMVYATGAIAFLSFIVWCHHMFTVGLPIAGELYFMYATMLIAIPTGVKVFNWTATMWKGSMTFETPMLFAIAFVVLFTMGGFTGLMMSVAPVDFQYHDTYFIVAHFHYTLVPASVFILMAAGYFWLPKWTGHMYNEKIGKLHFWLSAISVNILFFPQHFLGLAGMPRRIPDYAIQFADWNMVSSIGAFIYGFSQLLFVYIVIDTIRGGTGEKVTDEVWEDASKHSLEWTVASPAPYHTFATPPEKIPTEHF, encoded by the coding sequence ATGACTGCTGTCGTAGCTGAACATGATGATCATCACGATCACCACGATCACGGCCCGGATAAGGGTATTCTGCGCTGGATAATTACCACCAACCATAAAGACATCGGCACGATGTATCTGGTGTTCTCGCTGGCGATGTTTTTCGTCGGCGGTAGCATGGCTTTGATTATCCGCTCGGAATTGTTCGAGCCGGGATTGCAATTCGTCGATCCCAACTTCTTCAACTCGATGACCACGATGCACGCGCTGGTGATGGTCTTCGGGGCGGTGATGCCGGCTTTCGTCGGTCTGGCCAACTGGATGATTCCGATGATGATCGGCGCGCCGGACATGGCGCTGCCGCGGATGAACAACATGAGCTTCTGGATGTTGGTGGCCGGCGTGTTGCTGATCGCCAGTACCCTGTTCATGGAGGGCGGCGCGCCTTCGGCTGGTTGGACGCTGTATCCGCCACTGGTATTGCAAACCGGAAAAGCCTTGCCGTTCGCGATCTTCGCGGTTCACTTGCTGGGTGTGTCGTCGATCATGGGTGCGATCAACGTGATCGCGACCATTTTCAACATGCGCGCCCCGGCAATGACCTTGATGAAAATGCCGCTGTTCGTCTGGACCTGGCTGATCACCGCATTCCTGTTGATCGCGATCATGCCGGTTTTCGCCGGTGCGGTGACGATGCTGTTGACCGACCGTTTCTTCGGCACCAGCTTCTTCGACGCGGCCGGCGGCGGCGACCCGGTGTTGTATCAACATATCTTTTGGTTTTTCGGTCATCCCGAAGTGTATGTGATGATTCTGCCGACCTTCGGCGTGGCTTCGACCATCATTCCGGTGTTCGCTCGCAAACCGTTGTTCGGTTACGCTTCGATGGTCTACGCGACCGGCGCGATTGCGTTCCTGTCGTTCATCGTTTGGTGCCATCACATGTTCACGGTCGGTCTGCCGATTGCCGGCGAGCTGTACTTTATGTACGCGACGATGCTGATTGCGATTCCGACCGGCGTGAAAGTATTCAACTGGACCGCGACGATGTGGAAAGGCTCGATGACCTTCGAAACGCCGATGTTGTTCGCGATCGCGTTCGTGGTGTTGTTTACGATGGGCGGTTTCACCGGTTTGATGATGTCGGTCGCGCCGGTCGATTTTCAATATCACGATACTTATTTCATCGTGGCGCATTTTCATTACACCTTGGTACCCGCTTCGGTTTTCATTCTGATGGCCGCCGGTTATTTTTGGCTGCCTAAATGGACCGGGCATATGTACAACGAGAAAATCGGCAAACTGCATTTCTGGTTGTCGGCGATTTCGGTCAACATCCTGTTTTTCCCGCAGCATTTCCTGGGTCTGGCCGGCATGCCGCGCCGTATTCCGGACTATGCGATTCAATTCGCGGATTGGAACATGGTGTCCAGTATCGGCGCGTTCATCTATGGCTTCAGTCAATTGCTGTTCGTTTACATCGTCATCGATACGATTCGCGGCGGTACCGGCGAGAAAGTCACCGACGAAGTGTGGGAAGACGCCAGCAAGCACAGCTTGGAGTGGACCGTGGCGTCTCCCGCGCCTTATCACACGTTTGCCACCCCGCCGGAAAAAATTCCGACAGAGCATTTTTAA
- the coxB gene encoding cytochrome c oxidase subunit II: protein MKKTKQLLACLVLMAWGLEAAHADYTLNLVQGVTQLSHELYDLHMLILWICVFIGVAVFGTMFYSIFHHRKSKGHEASQFHENTTVEIIWTIIPTLILIGMAIPATKAVVDLDGTQESEMSIKVTGKQWYWDYEYLDSGVHFESHLDEASEKTHRVSTMDPRAVPNYLLNVDKPLVIPVGKKIRFLFTAADVIHSWWVPDLGWKKDANPGFVNEAWTQVDKPGVYRGQCTELCGRDHGFMPIVVIAMEQEQYDAWVKSTLEKQKQAPDLSKLTRSSLLIKGESVYLKNCVACHQIDGKGISGWYPALSASAKVTGNVDQLIGFVQAGTSKMPAFKKLPADELAELVTYLRNSPNLGNNVGDEFQPCQALTLDDFDDLYPDIDDAAQQCKENGEVKPKVVAENKVGS, encoded by the coding sequence GTGAAGAAAACAAAGCAACTGCTCGCGTGTCTGGTTTTGATGGCCTGGGGCCTGGAGGCGGCACACGCGGACTACACACTCAATCTTGTGCAAGGTGTGACACAACTCAGTCATGAGCTGTACGATTTGCACATGCTGATCCTTTGGATATGCGTATTCATCGGTGTCGCGGTGTTCGGTACGATGTTTTACTCGATTTTCCATCATCGAAAATCAAAAGGTCACGAAGCTTCGCAGTTTCATGAAAATACGACGGTCGAGATCATCTGGACCATTATTCCCACGCTGATTCTGATCGGTATGGCGATTCCGGCTACCAAGGCCGTGGTCGATCTGGACGGAACCCAGGAATCCGAGATGAGCATCAAGGTGACCGGGAAACAGTGGTATTGGGATTACGAGTACCTGGATTCCGGCGTTCACTTCGAAAGCCATTTGGACGAAGCCAGCGAAAAAACCCACCGGGTCAGCACGATGGACCCGCGCGCGGTACCCAACTACCTGCTGAACGTCGACAAACCGTTGGTGATTCCGGTCGGTAAGAAAATCCGCTTCCTGTTCACCGCCGCCGACGTGATTCACTCCTGGTGGGTGCCCGATCTAGGCTGGAAAAAAGACGCCAATCCCGGTTTCGTCAACGAAGCATGGACCCAAGTCGACAAGCCCGGCGTCTATCGCGGCCAATGCACCGAGCTGTGCGGGCGCGACCACGGCTTCATGCCTATCGTCGTCATCGCGATGGAACAGGAGCAGTACGACGCCTGGGTGAAATCCACGCTGGAAAAACAAAAACAAGCGCCGGATTTGAGCAAGCTGACCCGGTCTTCGCTGCTGATTAAGGGCGAATCGGTTTACTTGAAAAACTGCGTGGCTTGCCATCAAATCGACGGCAAGGGCATCAGCGGTTGGTATCCAGCGCTGAGCGCCAGCGCGAAAGTGACCGGCAATGTCGATCAACTGATCGGTTTCGTGCAAGCCGGTACCAGCAAAATGCCGGCGTTCAAGAAATTGCCTGCCGACGAATTGGCCGAATTGGTGACCTATCTGCGGAATTCTCCGAATCTGGGCAACAATGTCGGCGATGAGTTCCAACCTTGTCAGGCCTTGACGCTCGACGATTTCGACGATTTGTATCCGGATATCGACGATGCGGCTCAACAATGTAAAGAGAACGGCGAAGTCAAACCCAAGGTTGTCGCCGAGAACAAAGTCGGCTCTTGA
- a CDS encoding bacteriohemerythrin, translated as MALITWTADQYGTGVGFADSEHQTLFGLLNKLYDEATGGAARATIGASLDALIAYVVDHFAHEEREMLAKGFGGYDRHKAEHEAMVGICADLQKKFHAGQAEVTEEVGQLVKGWLDSHIPTFDMSYSDTLK; from the coding sequence ATGGCTTTAATTACTTGGACCGCGGATCAGTATGGCACCGGCGTGGGCTTTGCCGATTCGGAGCATCAGACTTTGTTCGGTTTGTTGAACAAACTGTACGACGAGGCAACCGGCGGCGCGGCGCGCGCGACGATCGGCGCTTCCTTGGATGCTTTGATCGCTTATGTGGTCGATCATTTTGCTCATGAAGAACGGGAAATGCTGGCCAAGGGTTTTGGCGGTTACGATCGCCATAAAGCCGAGCACGAAGCCATGGTCGGTATTTGCGCGGATTTGCAAAAGAAATTTCACGCGGGTCAAGCCGAAGTGACCGAGGAAGTCGGGCAATTGGTCAAAGGCTGGTTGGATAGCCATATTCCTACCTTCGATATGTCGTACTCCGATACGCTGAAATAA
- the bioD gene encoding dethiobiotin synthase, whose product MKAGVFITGTDTDVGKTWATLAWIRRLRADGYTVAGMKPVAAGCERRDGRFYNRDALLIQAACSSPADYAAINPYAFEAAMSPHLACGDTLVDPERIAALAAALHATADWLVVEGAGGWYSPLDAALDNAGLARRLGLPVVVVVGMRLGCINHARLTVAAVERTGLRCAGWLAVRLSEAMPGFEGNLAYLQTHLSAPLLGVLPYRLEPDFTELGQHLCPPNWQMFDLRQNF is encoded by the coding sequence ATGAAAGCCGGCGTGTTTATCACCGGCACCGATACCGACGTCGGCAAAACCTGGGCGACGCTGGCCTGGATACGCCGCCTGCGTGCGGACGGCTACACGGTGGCCGGCATGAAGCCGGTGGCGGCGGGCTGCGAGCGGCGCGACGGCCGATTCTATAATCGCGACGCCTTGCTGATCCAGGCGGCGTGTTCTTCGCCGGCAGACTATGCGGCCATCAATCCCTACGCGTTCGAGGCGGCGATGTCGCCGCATCTGGCCTGCGGCGATACCTTGGTCGATCCGGAGCGTATCGCCGCGCTGGCCGCCGCATTGCATGCGACCGCCGACTGGTTGGTGGTCGAAGGCGCCGGCGGGTGGTATTCGCCGCTGGACGCCGCGTTGGACAACGCCGGTTTGGCGCGTCGGCTGGGATTGCCGGTTGTGGTCGTGGTCGGCATGCGCTTGGGATGCATCAATCACGCGCGCTTGACGGTCGCGGCGGTCGAGCGGACCGGGCTGCGTTGCGCCGGTTGGCTCGCGGTCCGCTTGAGCGAGGCGATGCCGGGTTTCGAAGGCAATCTAGCCTATTTGCAAACCCATTTGTCTGCCCCGCTATTGGGGGTTTTACCTTACCGGCTCGAGCCGGATTTCACCGAGCTGGGGCAACATCTATGCCCACCAAACTGGCAAATGTTTGATTTGCGTCAAAATTTTTAA
- the bioC gene encoding malonyl-ACP O-methyltransferase BioC, which yields MNAAIAKRDIRRSFGAAAAGYDSVAALQRRVGAELLARFDVSPAAGAIADLGCGTGFLTGLLLGRAADRPVYALDIALPMLQAARVKWPAGVRYVCADAERLPLADAGLGQIYSNLALQWCADLPALFGDCRRVLAPGGQLAFATFGPGTLVELKAAWAEVDDYRHVNAFVSGAEIRDQLAVAGWHDGDIVSRTYSTEYAAVADLMRELKGIGAHNLNADRKRGPTTRRQLRDMIAAYQALMPDARILASWEILFIRAFR from the coding sequence ATGAATGCCGCGATAGCCAAACGCGATATTCGCCGTTCGTTCGGCGCGGCGGCGGCCGGTTACGATAGCGTGGCGGCCTTGCAGCGTCGGGTCGGGGCCGAATTGCTGGCCCGCTTCGACGTGTCGCCGGCGGCCGGCGCTATCGCCGATCTGGGTTGCGGCACCGGGTTTTTGACCGGTTTGTTGCTGGGCCGGGCCGCCGATCGGCCGGTGTATGCGCTGGACATCGCGCTGCCGATGCTGCAAGCGGCCAGGGTCAAATGGCCGGCCGGCGTGCGGTATGTGTGCGCGGACGCCGAGCGTTTGCCGCTGGCCGATGCCGGTCTCGGTCAAATCTATTCCAATCTGGCTTTGCAGTGGTGCGCGGATTTGCCGGCGCTGTTCGGCGATTGCCGGCGGGTGCTGGCGCCGGGCGGGCAATTGGCGTTCGCGACCTTCGGACCGGGTACCCTGGTGGAGTTGAAGGCGGCTTGGGCCGAAGTCGACGATTACCGGCACGTGAATGCGTTCGTGTCCGGGGCCGAGATACGCGACCAGTTGGCGGTAGCCGGTTGGCACGATGGCGACATCGTCTCGCGGACGTATTCGACCGAATATGCGGCGGTCGCCGATCTGATGCGGGAACTGAAGGGCATCGGCGCGCATAATCTCAACGCCGATCGCAAGCGCGGGCCGACCACGCGCCGGCAATTGCGGGACATGATCGCCGCTTATCAGGCTTTAATGCCCGACGCGCGGATTCTTGCCAGTTGGGAGATTCTGTTCATCAGGGCGTTTCGATGA
- the bioH gene encoding pimeloyl-ACP methyl ester esterase BioH, with product MTFIHLDRRGGGPPLLMLHGWAMHGGVLRGFAERLAGQYQTIVADLPGHGRSGALMPFELAAVGDALVAALPVRRFALLGWSLGGAFALDIAARYPERVEQLTLLASNPKFVGDGAWPGMRPAVLDGFAELLLADAKTTLQRFLALQVQGLPEQRALLAQLRQTVADAPPPAEAALRGGLDILKTADLREQWRHVRCPASAIFGGRDMLVPVAAAKALADLRPDAGVYCLDAAGHLPFLSHPEQVMALLRARE from the coding sequence ATGACGTTCATTCATCTGGACAGGCGCGGCGGCGGGCCGCCGCTGCTGATGTTGCACGGCTGGGCCATGCACGGCGGCGTGTTGCGCGGCTTCGCCGAGCGCTTGGCCGGCCAATATCAAACCATCGTCGCGGATTTGCCCGGACACGGCCGTAGCGGCGCGCTGATGCCATTCGAGCTGGCGGCGGTCGGCGATGCCTTGGTCGCGGCGCTGCCGGTTCGCCGGTTCGCGTTGCTGGGTTGGTCCTTGGGCGGCGCTTTCGCGCTGGACATCGCCGCGCGCTACCCGGAGCGGGTCGAGCAGTTGACCTTGCTGGCCAGCAATCCTAAATTCGTCGGCGACGGCGCTTGGCCGGGCATGCGTCCGGCGGTGCTGGACGGCTTTGCCGAGCTGTTGCTGGCCGATGCCAAAACCACGCTGCAACGCTTTCTGGCCCTGCAAGTGCAAGGCTTGCCCGAGCAACGGGCGTTGTTGGCGCAGTTGCGGCAAACGGTCGCGGATGCGCCGCCGCCAGCCGAAGCGGCGTTGCGCGGCGGGCTGGACATCTTGAAAACCGCCGATTTGCGCGAACAATGGCGGCATGTGCGCTGTCCGGCCTCGGCCATTTTCGGCGGCAGGGATATGCTGGTACCGGTCGCCGCCGCTAAAGCGCTGGCCGATTTAAGGCCGGATGCCGGCGTGTATTGTCTCGATGCGGCCGGCCACTTGCCGTTTCTGAGCCATCCCGAGCAGGTGATGGCGTTGTTGCGGGCGCGCGAATGA